The Candidatus Binatia bacterium genome segment CGGCTATATGACAAATACCAAGGCCGGTCAACGACCCGCGCCGGATTGTTAACCATCAGTGGCGGCGCTATAGTTTCGGTGATGGCCAAGACGACTCCTCTCGTAGATATTCACCGCGTGCACGGCGCAACGCTCGTCGAACAAGACGGCTGGGTCTTGCCGGCCCGTTTCGGCGCGCCGCTGGAGGAATACCAGGCCGTCCGCTCGGCCGTAGGACTCTTTGACATGTGCGACTACGCCGCGGTCGAGCTCACCGGGCCGGACCGCGCCTCCTATCTTCAGGGCATGGTCAGCAACGACGTTAAAAAACTCACGCTGGGAAGCGGAGTCTATGCAGCCGTGCTCGACGTGAACGGCAAGATCCTCGCGGATTTGAGAGTTCTTTGTGCTGAAGAGTCTTTAATCATTTTACTGAAGGACTTCTTGAAAGAAAAAGTCATCGCCCAACTGAACCGCTATCTCGTGGCGGACGACGTCGAGATCAGCGACGCCGCCGGGCGTTATGGAATGATTTCCCTTCAGGGCCCGCACGCCTTCCTTTTATTGAATGCCGCCGCTCCCCATCAGGACCCGCCCGTGCATATGAACGAGCATCGTGTGCTCCGCATCGTAGAGCGGGAGGTCCGAGCGATTCGCGCGACCCACACCGGCGAAGAAGGGTTCGATCTCTTGATGGAGGTCGAAAATCTCGCGCAGGTCGTCGGCGAAATCGAAAGGGCCGGAACGGCGCTCGCTCTCCGCTGGGCGGGGCTCCAGGCGCAGGAAATCCTTCGGGTCGAGGCCGGCCTGCCGCGCTACGGCATCGACATGGACGAAGATAATTTATTGCTGGAGACCGGCCTGGAGCACGCCGTGAGTTTCAACAAAGGCTGTTACATCGGCCAGGAAGTGATCGAGCGCGTGCGCTCGCGCGGCCACGTCAACCGGAAACTCGCCGGCATCGCGCTCGACGGGGAAAGCCCGGCGCAGCGCTGCGACAAGATCCATGCCGACGGAAAAGAAATCGGCCGAGTCACCAGCTCGGTTTTTTCGCCGAAGATCGGTCGGCCCATCGCTCTCGGCTACGTGCACCGCGATTACTGGGCGCCGGGCACGACGGTCTCCGTCGAACGAAACGGCGAGCGGATCGGCGGCATGGTTACAGCCCTGCCTTTCGTGTATTCGACTTCCCCTTGAAAGCCGCTGGGAGCTGGGATAGATAATCGCACTCCAGGAAAGAAAGGAGATCCAAGGATGGCAGCATTCGTTAAGGTGTGCAAAAAAACAGATATCCCGGCAGGATCTGGCAAGACCGTTGACGTTAACGGCAAAGCGGTTGCTCTCTTCAACGTAGATGGAAACTTTCACGCCGTCGATAATACTTGCCTGCACCGCGGCGGACCTCTCGGCGAAGGCGAGCTGGACGGCAAAATCGTTACCTGTCCCTGGCACGGTTGGAGGTACGATGTAACGACCGGCACAAACGAACTCACCCCGTCGGTGACGGTGGCCAAATATGAAGTAAAGGTCGAGGGGGAGGACGTACTGGTCGCCGCGTAGACTTTCAATCTCAGCGTTCGGCAAGTTGACCGTTCGTACTTCGACTAAGCTCAGCACGAACGGTAAAACTGGGACCGGTCATCCTGAGCCCGTCGAAGGATGACTCAGCGTTCCTTACAAAATCTTTCTAACTTCGATTGATTTTATCCAGCTCCTCCAGCAGCTCTTTGTTCTCGGGAATTCCCTTGTCGTATTCTTTGCGGTAGCGGATCATGCCCCGCTTGTCGATGATGACGACGGTCCGCTTGGGGTATCCTTCCGGGCGCAGACAATTGTAGAGGGCGGTCACCGCTCCGTGCGGATAAAAATCCGACAGCATCGGGAAATTGATTCCGCCCATCTTCTCGGCGAACGCCTTGTGTGAAAAAACCGAATCGACGCTTACGCTCAGAACCTGAGCGTCTCTGGCCTCGAACTCCTTGCGGTCGGCTTCGAGGTTGGTCAGCTCCTGCTGTCAGCCGCCGGTGAAATCCAGCGGATAAAACGCCAGCACGACGCTCTTCTTGCTGGCAAAGTCTTGCAAGCCGACTTTTTGTTCCCGCGATACGGGAAGAGTGAAATCGGGTGCCTTCTGGCCCACATCGACGGTCGCCATACAAATCCTCCTTTAAAATCGAATCGTCCAGTAATCCATTACTTCATTTTGGCGCCGAGGTAAACCCTGATGTAATCTCTCAACGCCTCGCGCGTACTGTCAAAGCCGAGGTCGTCCCAGGGAATTTCCCGAGAATCGAACGTGGCGGCCTCGACGGACTCGTCGCCGGCTTCGAGCTGGCCGCCGATCACCTCCGCCGCGTAGACTACGATCACGTTGGGAGAACCCTTGTACGAATACACGCCGACGACCGGCCCGAGACGAACGTCGAGACAGGATTCTTCCCGCGTCTCGCGAATCGCCGCGTCCATAACGCTTTCGCCGCGATCGACGTAGCCGCCGGGAAAGACCCACTTGCCGAGCGCCGGCTCGACGCCGCGGCGCAGCAGGACCACGCGTTGGTCGATCGTGAACAACGTCCCGGCGACGACCTTTGGATCGAGATAAAAAATAAACGAGCATCCCGCGCACACGAGCCGCTTGGGCTCGCCGGCCTTCATCAGACGACGTTCCAAACCGCCGCCACACTGCGGGCAAAAACGATACTCGACGTGGCCGTGGCCGTGCTCTTTTAGGTGCGCCATTTTTCTTATTTATCTTGGGACCTCAGGCTTCCGTGTGATGCAAGGCTCGGAAATCGCACCGCCGAGGCGCGGAGGGCACGTCCTTCGACTAAGCTCAGGATGCGCAGCTATGAAGGAATTCCGCTCGTGGTGAGCTTGTCGAACCATGCGAACTCCGTGTCTCGGTGGTGAATGATTCTTCACAGGAAACCCTGAATAGCCTTTATCTTAGACTCGGTTGAAACAAAAGAGGGTATTCGGTAAGCCTTAGCCATGCTGCGCGCCGTGATCTTCGACTTCAATGGAATTTTGGTGAACGACGAGCCGATTCATTGGGAATTGTTCCGCAGAGTTCTGCTCGAAGAGGGCTTGGCGCTTAGCGACAAGGAATACTACGAGCGCTATCTCGGCATGGATGACCGCGGCTGCTTCAGGGCGGTTTTCCAAGACCGGGGACGGTCGTTGAACGACGCCGCGCTCGCGAAGTTGATCAAGCGCAAGGCGGAATACTATCGCGCGTCGATCGCCGATCGCATGGTCGTTTTTCCCGGCGTGAAGGAGCTGGTGCCGGAGCTTGCCGCGCGCTTTCCGCTCGCCGTCGCCTCGGGCGCGCTGCGCGACGAAATCGAGCTAGTCTTGCAAAGCTTCGGCTTGAGAAATTTATTTCGTGCGATCGCGAGCGCGGAAGACGTCGCCGAAGGCAAGCCCGATCCCGGGATCTTTTTGAAAGCCCTTCAGACGCTCAACGATGAGTCCGGCGAGTCGGGGCCAGGCAAGGAATTGATTCGCCCTTCCGAGTGCCTCGTGATCGAGGACTCCAAGGAGGGAATCCTGGCCGCGCACCGCGCCGGCATGAAGTGCCTGGCGGTCGCCAACTCCTATCCCGCCCACGATCTCGCCTCGGCGAACGCCGTGGCCGACAGCCTGAAAGACGTGACCGTCGCGCTGCTCGAATCCCTGTTCAAGTAATTCTTGCAGACTTCTTCTGCGCCGGTTTTCTTGCTCATGCCTCACGCCTCTCGCCTCATGCCTATCGGTACGGTGTTTGCTGCGGCCGGATGGTGATTTCGACCGGGCACGAAGTTGTCGGCAAAGACAGCACGAACAACACGGTCTCCGCGATATCGTCCGGCTGGATCATCTTGCTGCGGTCCAATCGTTTGTTGGGCGGAATCAACGGCGTATCCACGAATCCCGGAAGGATCACGGAAACTTTGATGCCGTATTCGCGCACCTCTTCGAAAAGCGACTGCGTGAATCCGATCACGCCGAATTTCGACGCCGAGTACGCGGCGGTGTTCGCCGAGCCCGCTTTGCCGGAGATCGAACCGATGTTGATGACCGCCCCGCTCTTTTTTTGCAGCAGCGTCGGAAGAACCAGGCGGGTCATGATCATCGTCGCTCGCAGGTTGACCTGAAGCGTCCTGTCCACCTCTTCGATCTTGCTGTTCGCCACCGGCGCGGTTTTTCCCCATCCCGCGTTATTGACCAGAATATCGATCGACTCCCACTCTTTCAGCGTGCGCTCGACGAGACGCTCCATATCTTCGTCGCGCGTGACGTCCGTTGGCAAGACGAGCGCGTCGCCGTCACTGCTCCTGATCTCCTCGGCCACGGCGCGCAGCTCCGGCTCGCTCCGCGCCGCGAGCGCCACGCGCGCGCCGGCCCGGCTCAGCGCCAGGGCGATCGCCCGGCCGATGCCGCGGCCCGCGCCGGTGACGATCGCGACTTTATTCGTCAAAGACTTCATAAATTCGCCGGCGCATGAACTCAGTGCACGGTCGAAGGCTCGATCGGCGCGGGCGGGTGCGCGACCGGCGAGCCATGATGATGGATCAACAGCCAGCCCTCCGGACGCTTTTCAAAGATGTTCGTCGTCAATACGACCGCGGCGACCGACTCTTGGCCGACACGGTTGGTGAGGTTTTCGTACAGCGTTACCCATGCCAGAGAATCGCGCACCTCGACCCGCGCTTCGGTCAGCACAAAGCGGATCTCGTCCGTATTCTCGAAAATTCTGCGCCAGCTCGTCATGACCGGCTCCCATCCCCGCAACATTTCCCAGCCGGGGTGAAAACATTGGATGGTGTCCGCCTTGAGCCAGACGCGCTCCATCCGCGCGATATCGAAGCTCTCGAAAGCCCGGTAAAAGTTTTCGTTCGCCGTATAAACGGCTCTTTGTTCGCTGGTCATGATTGCTGAGCCTCAGTGCAACGGCCTGGGCGCCATGAAGACGAGAAGGACGAGGCGATCCGGTCCGGGGTTCGTGACACCGTGCTTCTGTCCGGACGGGGCCATCACAATCTCTCCGTCGCCCAGCTCTCTTTCCTCGGTTCCAACCTGAAAGGCCCCTTTGCCCTTCACGACATAATAAATTTTGTCCGAGCCTTCGTGCGCGTGCGCCGCCTGGCTTTGGCCCGGCTCGAAGCAATAGAGATCGCAGAACAGCCGCTCGGTCTCGAAAAGACCGTTCTTCTTCATCTTGTCCGCCGCGAACTGCATCGCCGCGGAAATTTTTTTAAAGTTGGCCATCGCCGTCTCCTTCGAACTCATTGCTTTCATACAGCGCGCCAACCCTGCAAATCAAGAGGAAATTGTTAGATTGCTTCATTGAGGAACCCGCCGGCCTGGGTGTGTCTCGTAGGGCCGATGCGTCGCCCGAGAAATATCCAAGCGTACTTTAGAATTCCACCCTAGAAAACTCGTGCCGCGTAACACCGCCGTATCGCATCGGCCCGGAGAGATACTCCCAGGCCAGCGGTTAGCGGTAAGTCGATGGGTCTTTTTCAACGGCTGTGTTATCTTGACCGCATGAATTCCGTTCTGGTCCGCTATCACGAAATCGCCTTGAAGAAAGGCAACCGTCCTTACTTTATCGACCTGCTGAAGAGAAACCTGGTTTCGGCGGTCGGCGGTCTGCCGCTCACCGAGGCGAAGACGCTGCAAGGGCGAATTCTTCTTTCCTTCGGCGCAGAAGCGCCTCGGGAAGAAATCGGCCGGCGACTCGAGCGCGTCTTCGGCGTCGCCAATTTCTCCTTTGTCGAGCGCATGCCTGCGGACATCGACGAGATCGAAAAACGGATCGTTCAAGCGCTGGACGGCAAACAGTTCGCTTCTTTCCGCATCGACGCGCGCAGAGCGGACAAAGATTTTCCGCTCACGTCTCCCGACATCAATCGCAAGCTCGGAGCCGCCGTCAAGGCGAAGAGCGGCGCCCGCGTAGACCTGGAAAACGCCGAGCTCACCGTATCGGTCGAAATCCTGCCGCGCACGGCGTTCTTCGGCTTCGATAAAATTGCTGGCGCCGGCGGCCTGCCCGTCGGCGCCAGCGGCCGGGTCGTTTCGCTTATCTCCGGCGGCTTCGATTCTCCCGTGGCGGCTTACCGAATGATGCAGCGGGGCTGCCGGCTCATCTTCGTTCATTTTCACAGTGCGCCTTATTTGGACAAGACTTCACAGGAAAAATGCCGCGCGCTGGTGAAGCTCCTTACGCGACACCAGTTCACCTCTCGCCTTTACCTGGTCGCGTTCGGCGAGATTCAGCGCCAGATCGTCGCCGGAGTTTTACGGCCTTTGCGCGTCGTGCTCTATCGCAGGATGATGCTGAGGATCGCTGAAGCGATCGCGAAGAAGGAAAAAGCGCAAGCCCTGGTGACCGGTGAGAGCCTGGCGCAGGTTGCGTCGCAAACGTTGGAAAACCTCGCCGTCATCGGCAAGGCCGCGACTCTTCCCTTGCTTCGTCCGCTGGTCGGCATGGACAAGCAGGAGATCATCGATCAAGCGCGCAGGATCGGCACGTTCGAGACATCGGCGACGCCGGACCAGGACTGCTGCCAGCTTTTCGTGCCCAAGCATCCGGCGACCAAGGCAAAACTCGCCGACGTCGAAGTAGCGGAAGCGAAGATCGATTTTCTGGCGCTGGTTCAACTCGGAGTGGAAGGCGCACAGGTTGAAGAATTCAAATTTCCAGAGTGACTTTGCGGCCTTGGCGTCTTGGCGCGATGAAGAATTCGGATCGGATAAAAACGATCTCGCGCAAAGACGCAAAGAGCGCCAAGGAAAACGGTGAACAACCGGTAGAAAATGAAAGTCGGAATTATCGGCGGCGGACCCGCAGGTCTCTACTTCGCACTGCTGATGAAGAAACACGACCCGCAGCACGAGATCGAGATCGTAGAGCAGAACCCGCCCGACAGCACTTACGGCTGGGGCGTCGTTTTTTCGGGCCGCGCCTTGTCATTCCTGGAAGAGAGCGACCGCGATTCCTACGCCGATATCGCCCGCAGGCTTGAACTTTGGGACCAACAAGGGATTGTCCACAAAAGTCAAAGGGTCGCGATTCGCGGCGGCACATTTTCCGGGCTCGCTCGAATCGACCTCTTGCGCATTTTACAAGAACACTGTCGGAAAGCCGGCGTAATATTCCACTTTCAAACCCGGGTCTCCGATCCGGAGCTTTTTTCCGACTGTGACCTCGTCGTCGGCGCGGACGGCGTCAACAGCATCGTGCGGCAGAAATATCGGGAACACTTTCAACCGACGCTGGACGTGCGGTCGAACAAATATGTCTGGTACGGAACGAATCAGCGGTTCGACTCCCTGACCTTGATCTTTCGCCAAAACCAAGACGGTGTCTTCGTCGCCCATTCTTACAGCCACAGCAAAAGCGCCAGCACTTTCATCGTCGAGTGCGATGCGCCCACCTGGGTTAAAGCAGGCTTTGAATCGATGACCGACGAAGAAAGCCGCAGTTACTGCGAGGAGGTCTTCAAAGACGATCTGGGCGGCCACACGCTGCTGTCGAACAAGTCCGTGTGGATTAATTTCGTCGTGGTGGGTAACCGGCGCTGGAGCTATAAAAACATCGTGCTGATCGGCGACGCGCTCCGCACGGTGCACTTTTCCATCGGCTCAGGCACGAGAACGGCGTTCGAAGACGCGATCGCGCTGTACCGGACCTGTGCGGCGAACGAAAACGTTGAAGCGGCGCTGGGTGAATTTGAGCGAAGCAGAAAGCCGACCGCCGATCGGCTGCTCGAGGTCGCGCATCATAGCCTGGTTTGGTACGAGCGCTTTGGGGACAAGATGGATCTCGATCCCATCCCCTTTGCCTACGATTACATGACGAGAGGCGGAAGAATCGATCACGAAAAGCTGCGCGAGCGAGATCCCGAATTCATCGCCGCGTACGAAGCCTACAAGGCATCGCAGTCGTGAATGCCGGCAAATGTTTCGCCACTCAAAGCGAAATGCGTGGGAGCCCTACTTTTTTTGGGACGCAGTACTCTCTTTTGGAACCGTCCGAAGTACCACACCTCGATCTCGTGCCCAACACTCCCTATCTGTCTCAGGGCACGCTGGACCTTCCTCACTGGTGATTGTAATGCGGTTGCTCTCAATACCTCCACGTGTTTGCAAGTAGTTGACAATACTTTCTGCCCTTTTAGACGGTAAATCCAAACTTTCCCCGGAAAGCGGATTTTGTCTCTTATACCAAACAACAAGTAAGCTATAATTTGGGTTTTGTTTAAAGAACATTGCGAGACGATCCAGAAGTTTTGCGGCATCCGGTTTCAAAGCAGTCTTGTCAAAATCAAACAACACAATGTTGTCAAGAATTACGGTACGTTCAATCTTAGGAGAGGGAGCGGCTTTTTTCGCCTGCTGCTCCACCTCTTCCAACCTCTTTGCCGCTTCTTCCGTTCTCCGCTGCACCTCGGCGACCTGTTTCTCAAATTGAGCAGCCCGCTGAACTTCGGGCTGTTGACCACCACCGGCAGCGGCTTTCCTTTGCAAGGCATTCAATTTTGCCAAGGTCATTGCAAGCTCTTCTTGAGCCACAACGAGATCTTTCGCCCGCATTGCGATACCCTGCTCTAACTTCGCTTGTTCAACTGCCCTTAGTGCGGTTTGCCGCTGCAGATCAGCCTCCCTCTTTTGGAACAAGGATACACTAGTACCCAGAATAAGCATTATCGCAAAAATCGTCTTAAAAACGGTTGGCACACGAAACCGCCGGCTCCTCCTTACTGCGCCCGCTACGCTGTCGTGACTAAGCTCATAATAAAATCCCTTCAGACCAGGGCGGGCCTCTTTTCGTATCAGCTTGGCATCGACAAGTGTTTTCAGCGCATTCTCCGAGATCCCGTATTGTTTACGAATCTGACCGTACTCCATGCTTATTCTGTGGCCGTCTGGACTCAGAAGTCCTAGTTCGCATAGACGTCGCGAGCGGCAACGCTGCCGAAAAGATGAGATCTCTCGCACAGCTTGACGGTAGAAATTTTCGAGGAGTTTTTCCATGTTCTTGGCGCCACCGAGCAATTGGTCATCAACCAGGATGTCTTTTGACCCTTCTTGCTGGCGGCGAAGAACCTGTTGCTCCGCGTGCTGGCAGATAATTTGAAGCTGAAACGGTTCCACTTCACCTTGTCGACTGGCCAGAAAAGCCATTATGCTGTCGAGCGTAGCTTTCTTATAACGAAAAGGCCGCGTCGCGAACACTTCAGGTAAGTCCAGAAGCGCCGGCTCAACCACGGCTCGTCGAGCCGCTTGCGTATCCAACGGTGTGAGACGAAATCGCTGCTCGAAGATTCCGGGAATATTCTGGACAAGTTGCTCCAGCGCTCCCACGTACTCTTCGCGGAAACTCAAGATAATCTTAATTTCTGGTGGCGAGTCCGCATAACGCCCGCGATCTGGCGAGGGCGGCTCCTTACGAATCCTTTCCGGTAAGCCTCGGCCGACAAGCTCCCCCAGTTGACGTGCGAGGGCGACGCGAACAGATTCCGACTGCAGATTGAATACCTCCTCGAATTGATCGAAGACCAGGACCGGTACCTGAAGCGTATCACCGCGCCATAAGTCCGTGGCCTTGAAAAATTCCCACAAACCTTCAGTTTTACGGTCGGTATAGTCAACCGCCTGTTCCTGACAGGTAGTTCGCAGCAACGCAAAAACAGCTTCAATGGGACCGATATCGGGTCGATCAAGCCGTATGCTTACGGGCAGTAGTCCGTACTCGCGGAGTCGTGGGAAAAGGCCTGCTCTTAGAAGAGATGTTTTTCCCAGACCCGATTTGCCGAAAATGACGAGCATGCGAGTCGCTCGAACCCGATGCACTAAATCGTAGATTTCCTGCTCGCGGCCAAAAAACAATCGTTGATCGAGTTCGTTGTCTTCGAAGTACCGTGGACCGGGATATCGCTCGTGTGAGCCGGGCGTCAGAGACAAGACTGTTTCTTCTTCACGCTTCGCTATGGCGACCGCAGCTTTACTCACGATCAGTCCCCTCTAATACGGTTCTGCCGCTTAACCCAGTTCGCCTGGATGTGACTCGCCAGGCGTTCCAGGCCATGTGGATCAGTCAGTTCAACACGCTGTAACTTATCCAGGCGTTCGAGTCCTAGGGACCCTTCCAAAATTGCAGGAATCAGAAAAGACTCGCCCTCATCGAATTCCTTTTGCCGCTCCAGTGCTTCCGCGATCTCTTTATGGATATAACTCCGCGGTTTCGAAAGCATGTTCGGTGTTTGAAGTACAAGTACGTAGTCCACTTGCTTCCCCAGGACATGTACGATGCGTCTATTCCAATCATCGCCACCGCGGAGATCCTGCTGGTCGCGCCATGTATCGACCCCGAGGCTATGTAATTTTTGCTCCACTTCCATCACCCGCTCTTGATCACGCCTATCGTAGCAAAGGAATACTTTGGGAGAGTTGGGCGGTATTTCCCGTACTACTGCCTGTGGAGCTTGTGCTTCGTAGAGCCGACGCAGCTCAGACGCAAAGTCGGACCACGAATAATGCCGGAACTCGATCTTGTGCTCCTGGGTGAAAAACACTGCGCTTTGAGCGCTATCCGGGTGGTCGAAGAATGCAGCACCTTCTACCGCCAACGATCGATTACGATGGCGATACGTTTGCAAGACGTGAAGCAGCACACGCGCGTACCAGCGCTGAAAACCAAAACCAAGAAACAGAAACGACGTGCCAGGGTCGGCGAGCTGACCCGCGATATACGGCGGCAGAGGATGGGTACCTTTGATTATATTTACCAGGAATTCCAGCAAGTCGGTCTCTGTTAATACCAACGAATCTAGTTCCTTAAGATCGCCGTGGAGTTGATAGACGATTGGATGCTGAATAGTACCTTTGGAGAGACTCGTCGGCCGATGTTTCTGGTAATGGTAAAAGTCGTAAGTCGAAGATTTGTGGGCATCTTTCAAAGCGTTTACCATGAAGGGGACATAACTCATGCTCAAACAAAGTGTAAAAGGCAACGCAGCGAGATCTTCATGAAACCGCGAGGTACGCTTCGCAAACGGCGCATAGAAGTCCTTTACTTCCAGTTCCAGATCGTAGTGATCACCTCCGGGACTGTTGCAACGGAGCTGAGCCACCTGGGCTAAGTCCTTCCGAATGATATCTGGCGTATCTGCCGGCAGTTTTCGAGCCAGGTGTTGGGCGAGTTTGGTTGTGAGCGGGGTGTGATCAGGGTCGTCGGGATCAAAAACCATATCAGGTCCGCATACGAGGACACAGTTGCCCCGATTGATCGATTCAATTAAGCGGCGCCAGTCTTGTTCTGAAAGGCTATCTTTCATGTCAGAGTCTTTTTCTAGTCGGGTCGCAATTCCGTTTCAGGACAACTGCACCTAGAACAACTAACTCAACGTTAGCTCGGCCTTTCCAATTCCGCCGGCCGGAATTGTGACGGATATTTCAGATGCTTTGGGAGTACCGTTAATGATTCCTTCCGCCTTTACGACATGCACTCCAGGCGACAACTCTCGAAGAGCTGCGCTCTTACCGGTATAGTTGGCCGGACTTCCTCCGTCGATCGAGAGTTTCCAAACCGCCGCGCTCTGATCGCCATTCGTTACAGTTACGTTTAAACCTCCCAACTCGCTCACAGCCGCCTTTGCCCTCGCGGCCTCTTCTACTTGCTTCAAACTTTCCTGAAATTCGCGAATCCAAGTATTCGTCTCCTCTTGGACGACCGTTGTGACCTGATTAATAAAAGTCTTCGCCCGGCCCAGCATCGTTTGGACCTGGTCATCCGTCGGGTCTGATCCCTTCCAACCCGCTTTCAAGGTTTGCCATTCCAATTCGAACTCCCGTAGAAGCTGACGAATCCGCAGCTCCGCCGAAATGTAACGCATCCACCCGCTGGAAAAACCAAAGAAGCGGTCGACTACGATCATCGCGGCGGCAATACCCAAAGACACGGAAGCCCATGCCGGCTGTATCAACGGCTTGCCGTCCTCAACAAAAATCTGAACTACCATCGGAATAATTCCGGCCAGTGCTGTTAGAACGATTGCTCCCATTCGCGCCCGCATTGCCCATTGCTGTTTAGGTCGTTTTGCTTTCAAGTACCAATCTATAGCGCTTTTAGCCTCGGCCGTTAGGTGATCAAATAAAAGCTCAAGAGAATTCTGGCGCTTGCTAGGCTCCCATTCTAATTTAGGAAGTGGAGAATGTTGAATGTCCGTCCGCTTAGGCATTCCTGACTGTTTCCGCCTTATGGCAATCAATCCTCAGCCTAGCTGGTTGGTTAGTAAAATAGGGCGAATTGTGGATTGGTGTCAAGACGAAACAGGGATGATCCCGAATCAAATAATTTTTGCGTCGCTTTTGCTCCGTCTTTGAAGGACGACTCACTTTTCAAAACGGTAGCTTTGGAGGGCAGGTCAGTCAAAATAAGACGCTGCAATCTACGCTTTTTGGAATCTGAGTTGCCCATCTCTAACCTCTGCCGAAAATTCTACAATTTGAAACGTAATATTCTCGCCGGTTACTTGGATTCCTAAATTATATAAACCATCCGGAAATTTATTAGGTCGCGATCTGTCGGCGTAAAAAATGACAAATTCTTTCTCATCTCCAGCCGCCTCAACCTTTCCAACGACGGTAATAAAGTTGCTCCCACCTGGATTTAAATCGAACGCTGTCCTGTAGGGAATGTCGTCATCTGATGGCCTGTCATGCATCTGCCTGAGCGGAATAGGTAAGAATGGAACTCTATATTCTCTGACGTAAGCTAGCTCCACTTTGATGTTTTTTAGCACCACATCACTTAGATTTTTTATTTCAATTCGATGCATCCGTAGAAAAGCACCAGCCCAAACCTCATCTACTTGTTCATACGATCCTCCGACATCATGTAGAATTGCGACTTTAGCTGTTAACCGGTCCTCGAAATATTCGATGGTTTGGCGTTGCGAGATATCAATTAATACGGGAGTCGCAATGGTACGCACTAGAAAAAATCCCGCAGCAACTATCATGAATGCCCCAAAAATCGATAGGGCAGGAATCACGACATCATCTGTTAGCTTAGGGATTTCCCATTCAAAGATATTTACCAAAAAATACCAGCCTATTACCGTGACTAATGCCGTCTTGAGAACTGAGGCAAAGGATCCAAATATCCCTGTAACCGTATCCTTAAAAGCTTTCGCAAGAATCGTTCTCCAATATTGACCAAAGTGCTTGGCGAACTTCCAAGACAAAACCAGCATACCTGCCCCCCTTCCAATCGCGGGCAGTCTAGGACGTACCTCCGATTTAGGCAAACGATGGCGGAAACTACTTTGGTCTCAAGTCCGACTTGATTACCAAAGCGTTGAGTCGGAGAGTGGCCTGAACTCTAGGTTTA includes the following:
- a CDS encoding SLATT domain-containing protein; the protein is MPKRTDIQHSPLPKLEWEPSKRQNSLELLFDHLTAEAKSAIDWYLKAKRPKQQWAMRARMGAIVLTALAGIIPMVVQIFVEDGKPLIQPAWASVSLGIAAAMIVVDRFFGFSSGWMRYISAELRIRQLLREFELEWQTLKAGWKGSDPTDDQVQTMLGRAKTFINQVTTVVQEETNTWIREFQESLKQVEEAARAKAAVSELGGLNVTVTNGDQSAAVWKLSIDGGSPANYTGKSAALRELSPGVHVVKAEGIINGTPKASEISVTIPAGGIGKAELTLS
- a CDS encoding OmpA family protein; the protein is MSKAAVAIAKREEETVLSLTPGSHERYPGPRYFEDNELDQRLFFGREQEIYDLVHRVRATRMLVIFGKSGLGKTSLLRAGLFPRLREYGLLPVSIRLDRPDIGPIEAVFALLRTTCQEQAVDYTDRKTEGLWEFFKATDLWRGDTLQVPVLVFDQFEEVFNLQSESVRVALARQLGELVGRGLPERIRKEPPSPDRGRYADSPPEIKIILSFREEYVGALEQLVQNIPGIFEQRFRLTPLDTQAARRAVVEPALLDLPEVFATRPFRYKKATLDSIMAFLASRQGEVEPFQLQIICQHAEQQVLRRQQEGSKDILVDDQLLGGAKNMEKLLENFYRQAVREISSFRQRCRSRRLCELGLLSPDGHRISMEYGQIRKQYGISENALKTLVDAKLIRKEARPGLKGFYYELSHDSVAGAVRRSRRFRVPTVFKTIFAIMLILGTSVSLFQKREADLQRQTALRAVEQAKLEQGIAMRAKDLVVAQEELAMTLAKLNALQRKAAAGGGQQPEVQRAAQFEKQVAEVQRRTEEAAKRLEEVEQQAKKAAPSPKIERTVILDNIVLFDFDKTALKPDAAKLLDRLAMFFKQNPNYSLLVVWYKRQNPLSGESLDLPSKRAESIVNYLQTRGGIESNRITITSEEGPACPETDRECWARDRGVVLRTVPKESTASQKK
- a CDS encoding FAD-dependent monooxygenase, encoding MKVGIIGGGPAGLYFALLMKKHDPQHEIEIVEQNPPDSTYGWGVVFSGRALSFLEESDRDSYADIARRLELWDQQGIVHKSQRVAIRGGTFSGLARIDLLRILQEHCRKAGVIFHFQTRVSDPELFSDCDLVVGADGVNSIVRQKYREHFQPTLDVRSNKYVWYGTNQRFDSLTLIFRQNQDGVFVAHSYSHSKSASTFIVECDAPTWVKAGFESMTDEESRSYCEEVFKDDLGGHTLLSNKSVWINFVVVGNRRWSYKNIVLIGDALRTVHFSIGSGTRTAFEDAIALYRTCAANENVEAALGEFERSRKPTADRLLEVAHHSLVWYERFGDKMDLDPIPFAYDYMTRGGRIDHEKLRERDPEFIAAYEAYKASQS
- a CDS encoding toll/interleukin-1 receptor domain-containing protein; translated protein: MKDSLSEQDWRRLIESINRGNCVLVCGPDMVFDPDDPDHTPLTTKLAQHLARKLPADTPDIIRKDLAQVAQLRCNSPGGDHYDLELEVKDFYAPFAKRTSRFHEDLAALPFTLCLSMSYVPFMVNALKDAHKSSTYDFYHYQKHRPTSLSKGTIQHPIVYQLHGDLKELDSLVLTETDLLEFLVNIIKGTHPLPPYIAGQLADPGTSFLFLGFGFQRWYARVLLHVLQTYRHRNRSLAVEGAAFFDHPDSAQSAVFFTQEHKIEFRHYSWSDFASELRRLYEAQAPQAVVREIPPNSPKVFLCYDRRDQERVMEVEQKLHSLGVDTWRDQQDLRGGDDWNRRIVHVLGKQVDYVLVLQTPNMLSKPRSYIHKEIAEALERQKEFDEGESFLIPAILEGSLGLERLDKLQRVELTDPHGLERLASHIQANWVKRQNRIRGD